CCCCGCCCACGAGCACCTCGTAAACGATTTCGACGGCCTTCCCTGCCTTTTCGGGCTACTGCTTCGGGATTGCCTTTATGCCCTGCTACAATGTAGACCTCATCACATTCAACTTCGTCTCCAAGGGTTACTTGAGGCTTTTTTTTATCACGCCTTCACGAAGTTGGGTGGTCATCCTTTGAACATCAGTGCGGTCCAGGTCCAGTTCTTTGGCAATTTGCTTGTTGGACAAGTTCAACCCCATGAAATACAGACACAATATCCATACCTTGAGGGGTTGGTGATGTCCAGCGAAGATGGTGCCTGTAAGGTCATCAAACCGTTTGCCGCAATTTTTACATTCATAACGTTGTCTGGCAGGTTCTTTTTCATCAAAACCCCTTTTGATTATTCGTTTGGAATCACAATACGGACATTGACGTCCTTCCGGCCAGCGCAACTCCCGAACAGTGTTGTAACATTGCGTATCATCAATCAGAGTCTTTATGTTTACTTGCATCCGTTGGGCCCCTATGGTGAATTGGGTCAAAAAGTTCACCATCTAACATTTCAAGCCCCTGATACGCAACATGAGCCTTTTTTATAATTGGCAATCCATCTTTCTATTGTTGAAGTACTTTTCCCCAAATTATCAGAAAAACTCTTTAAATTACCCTTCACGTTTATATTTATCAAGCATTTTTAAAATATACTCTTTTTCAAAAGCAGAAAATCGTGATCTTCCTTGAATAGGATTTTTTCCCAATACTCGGACATCTTTATTTTTTAAAAGAAAAACAAACACAGCTTTGATAATTAGCAGCCTTTTTAGATACTTGTTTAAAGCAATTATTTTTTCAAGTTCAACGTCAGGCAACTTTTTTTTGTTTGAGGTAACTTGTATGTAATATCTTCTTAAAGTTGAATAAGACGGAAGTGCGTCAATATATTTTCCCCTTTTTTTTATTCTATCAATATGCTGTTGGGTTCCCCATAATGGATGGTAAATAGCTTGATGCTTAAGGTCTTTAAGGATTTGTTTGTGAACTGGTGCTATTTTGCTTTCTCTTCTTTTTCTTTGTAGAGCTTCTATCGGATTACTCTTATTATTTAATGCATTATAATACCAACGCTCAATAGTTGCGTAACCAAAGGTAATGGTTTTTTTTGAAATAGGATCTTTCCACTCTTTTTGGGAAAGATTCACAATTCTTTTTTTAAGCTCTCCCTTTTTAAGTGGCTGATATAATAGTTGCCCAATAATTGCAAAGTGAAATTCGGCAATCATTCTGTACCGATTATTTTTTGTAACTGTTTTCATTTTATCTAACTCTTTTGTTGGTTAAAAAAATGAAAATTACAAATTTAGTTAGAATTTTTTAATTTTCCTATACTTGAGGAGCACTTATGGCGTTAAATACAATTATAAATCAAATTTTATGAGACCCCAATAGAAATATTGGCTCATGGGCGAAACGTGTGGTAACAATTTTCAAACACTCATAAACAGTGTCTTTTCTTTTCAGCCCCATAAGCTAAAATATTTAAAAATTTCATAACATTTCGAAGCGAGCTTTAATGGTATCATGTGTCGCCGACAAGCTTGTCAATAATGGGCCTCACTTCTTTTTCCAGTGCTCAGGCCACTCACGATCCGGAGGGTGAGCTTTAGTGTTGGAAACGCTCTGGAGTGACAGGGGAAGTCTACGACAGTCTCCCACCAGAAAACAGGATATTGGCGCATAAGTAGTCCTCTTTCGATTTAAATATTAGGTGCCCCAATGACAAGGATAAGATGCCCCGTAGAAATCAAAATTCAGGAGTTTAAATTCTCCCTTGCCTTCTATGGGGCGGTCAGGATATTCTTTAATAATATTAG
The DNA window shown above is from uncultured Desulfobacter sp. and carries:
- a CDS encoding transposase — its product is MQVNIKTLIDDTQCYNTVRELRWPEGRQCPYCDSKRIIKRGFDEKEPARQRYECKNCGKRFDDLTGTIFAGHHQPLKVWILCLYFMGLNLSNKQIAKELDLDRTDVQRMTTQLREGVIKKSLK